In a single window of the Leptospira sanjuanensis genome:
- a CDS encoding ankyrin repeat domain-containing protein codes for MQEIFQAIASGLKAKVIGLLKRDPSLFQSVTEEGITPVLFSLYYGKLDISKEIYEIHPERNLFEAAALGDLEEVKKIVSNSADSINSFSKDGWSALHLAAYFGHLEVAKFLISSGADLGLTSRSKLSFGNTALHSAVATGKKAIVELLLEKGADANALQNPGGITPLHIAASRPGSLEIIQLLLKKGADKSKRSSEDQTPQAIALERGNSAEAKVLEV; via the coding sequence ATGCAGGAAATCTTTCAGGCAATCGCGAGCGGACTCAAGGCGAAAGTTATCGGTCTTTTAAAAAGAGATCCGAGTCTGTTCCAAAGTGTAACGGAAGAAGGAATCACCCCTGTTTTATTTTCACTCTATTATGGAAAATTAGATATTTCTAAAGAGATCTATGAGATTCATCCGGAGCGGAATCTGTTCGAGGCCGCGGCGCTCGGCGATTTGGAGGAGGTCAAAAAGATCGTTTCGAATTCCGCGGATTCGATCAATTCGTTTTCCAAGGACGGTTGGTCCGCGCTTCATCTCGCAGCTTATTTCGGTCATCTGGAAGTTGCAAAATTTCTAATCTCTTCCGGAGCGGACTTGGGTCTTACCTCTAGAAGTAAATTGTCTTTCGGAAACACGGCGCTTCATTCCGCGGTAGCAACCGGAAAAAAAGCGATCGTGGAACTTCTTCTGGAAAAAGGAGCGGACGCAAACGCGCTTCAAAATCCGGGAGGCATCACTCCGTTGCACATAGCGGCGAGCCGTCCGGGCAGCCTCGAGATCATTCAACTTCTTTTAAAAAAAGGTGCGGACAAATCCAAACGAAGTTCGGAAGATCAAACTCCGCAAGCGATCGCTTTGGAAAGAGGAAATTCCGCGGAAGCGAAGGTGTTGGAAGTCTGA
- a CDS encoding sensor histidine kinase yields the protein MKNTIEKNVVLGLIVVVFLNTVIAGATFYGLRQSENLKKWETHTQEVIIHLEETLSSFSELHSAIRGYILFKDRSLFENFYKNKAAIYENLEQVRNFTADNPVQQKQIAVVRSLVDQKLAYLEEQVIQREMRSLASYNIPFRSPQGIPLTEKIRGLLFEMKAEEFRLLAIRQKDSERNLAIATTLVFLGIALNLSFIVLQNLLIYKESKRRKTAEGVAERSNEDLKKYSAQLERSNKDLEAFSYSVSHDLRAPIRGISGFSKILVEDHGNKLDDEGKRILDIIIQNSENMGHLIDDLLEYSRLGRKEITFSTVNMKMMAQKVLEEVSNYYPGIRMNTVVGDLPQAKADSGLLKQLLFNLVSNSFKYSKEKEQPKIEIGSYQNEGETVFFVKDNGAGFDMKYGHKLFNMFQRLHHSDQFEGTGVGLAIVKRAVEKHEGRVWGEGKLNEGACFYFTLGVHKNRE from the coding sequence TTGAAGAATACGATTGAAAAGAACGTCGTCCTTGGATTGATCGTCGTCGTATTTTTAAACACGGTCATCGCGGGTGCCACTTTTTACGGACTCAGACAATCCGAAAATCTGAAAAAGTGGGAAACACATACGCAAGAAGTCATCATCCATCTGGAGGAAACTCTCTCTTCTTTCAGCGAACTTCATTCCGCGATCCGCGGTTATATCCTTTTTAAGGACCGATCTCTCTTTGAAAACTTCTATAAAAATAAAGCCGCGATCTATGAAAACCTCGAACAAGTTCGAAACTTTACCGCGGACAATCCCGTACAACAAAAACAGATCGCCGTTGTACGTTCGTTAGTCGATCAAAAACTCGCTTATTTGGAGGAACAAGTAATCCAAAGGGAAATGCGAAGCCTGGCGAGTTATAACATTCCTTTCCGTTCCCCGCAAGGAATTCCTCTCACCGAAAAGATCAGGGGCCTTTTGTTCGAAATGAAAGCGGAAGAATTCCGTCTGTTAGCGATCCGTCAAAAAGACTCCGAGCGGAATCTCGCGATCGCGACCACGTTGGTATTCTTGGGAATCGCGTTGAATCTTTCCTTCATCGTCCTTCAAAATCTGCTGATCTATAAGGAAAGCAAACGCCGCAAAACCGCGGAAGGGGTTGCGGAACGATCCAACGAAGATCTGAAGAAATATTCCGCTCAGCTCGAACGTTCGAACAAGGACCTCGAGGCGTTTTCATATTCCGTTTCCCACGACCTTCGGGCGCCGATTCGGGGAATATCAGGTTTTTCTAAAATTCTAGTGGAAGATCACGGAAATAAACTCGACGATGAAGGGAAAAGAATTCTCGACATCATCATCCAGAACTCGGAAAACATGGGTCATCTCATCGACGATCTTTTGGAATATTCCAGACTGGGAAGAAAGGAGATCACTTTTTCCACGGTGAATATGAAGATGATGGCACAAAAGGTTCTCGAAGAAGTGTCGAATTACTATCCCGGTATCAGGATGAATACGGTGGTGGGCGATCTTCCCCAGGCAAAGGCGGATTCGGGTCTTCTAAAACAGCTTCTTTTCAACCTTGTTTCCAATTCCTTTAAGTATTCCAAAGAAAAGGAACAACCGAAGATCGAAATCGGTTCGTATCAAAACGAGGGCGAAACGGTTTTCTTCGTCAAGGACAACGGAGCGGGATTCGATATGAAATACGGACACAAACTCTTCAATATGTTTCAAAGATTGCATCATTCGGATCAGTTTGAAGGAACCGGCGTCGGTTTGGCGATCGTCAAAAGGGCCGTCGAAAAACACGAAGGAAGGGTTTGGGGAGAAGGCAAATTGAACGAAGGAGCCTGTTTTTATTTTACGTTAGGAGTTCATAAAAACCGTGAATAA
- a CDS encoding CapA family protein has translation MKQSVFLSVVSVLFLFSSVLSADPQANTTIKIKAVGDMVPGTNFPEPLNIQDPRSFLFGKVENYLKGADILFGNFESTLTNYPNTSKDTSRRMIFAFRTPPSYAKVLKDVGFDILSIANNHSLDFHQQGFDDTQKNLSDAGIRYTGKKGMITYMTVKNVSIAWIGFSHLKSHNNVNEIEEGVELVKEAKKKAQLVFISFHGGAEGGPALHVKNQMERFYGEYRGNLVEFSHSLIDAGADLVIGHGPHLVRAMELYKGRLIAYSLGNFMGYRALSSRGIVGYSLVLEAEVDAQGKFVKGKIIPLQLDSASIPEYDPEKKTIDLMKKLTKEDFPGKGPKISEDGTILPGA, from the coding sequence ATGAAACAGTCCGTATTTCTTTCCGTCGTATCCGTTTTATTTCTTTTTTCATCCGTTCTTTCCGCCGATCCGCAGGCGAACACGACGATCAAAATCAAAGCAGTGGGGGACATGGTTCCCGGTACGAATTTCCCCGAACCCTTGAACATCCAAGATCCGAGATCGTTCTTATTCGGAAAAGTGGAGAATTATCTGAAAGGCGCGGACATTCTTTTCGGAAATTTCGAAAGCACTCTGACCAATTATCCGAACACGTCCAAGGACACTTCGAGAAGAATGATCTTCGCCTTCAGAACACCTCCTTCTTACGCGAAGGTTTTGAAAGACGTGGGTTTTGATATTTTAAGCATTGCTAATAATCATTCCTTGGATTTTCATCAGCAGGGTTTCGACGACACTCAGAAAAATCTTTCCGACGCGGGAATCCGTTATACGGGTAAGAAGGGAATGATCACGTATATGACCGTCAAGAACGTTTCGATTGCTTGGATAGGATTCTCCCATTTGAAGTCGCATAACAACGTAAACGAAATCGAAGAGGGAGTGGAGCTCGTCAAAGAAGCGAAGAAAAAGGCGCAGCTCGTGTTCATCTCCTTTCACGGCGGCGCTGAAGGAGGTCCGGCTCTTCACGTTAAAAATCAGATGGAACGTTTTTACGGAGAATACAGAGGGAACTTAGTCGAGTTCAGTCATTCTCTCATCGACGCGGGCGCGGATCTCGTGATCGGCCACGGTCCTCACTTAGTGCGCGCGATGGAATTGTATAAGGGGAGGCTGATCGCGTATTCTCTCGGAAACTTTATGGGGTACCGCGCGTTGTCATCCAGAGGAATCGTGGGTTATTCTCTCGTGTTGGAAGCGGAAGTGGACGCACAAGGTAAGTTCGTAAAAGGAAAGATCATTCCGTTGCAGTTGGACTCCGCCTCGATTCCGGAATACGATCCCGAAAAGAAAACCATCGATCTGATGAAAAAGCTGACCAAGGAAGATTTCCCCGGCAAAGGACCGAAGATTTCCGAAGACGGAACGATTCTTCCGGGGGCTTGA
- a CDS encoding SGNH/GDSL hydrolase family protein: MGSNFRIFVFFLKICLSSIFIVHCSPKNDSKDAPEKQLVQIILQQKIALVGDSISAFWPEELLKPLAVTKVAFPNRSSQQILLAVREMNGYFDFCTYNGGVNDFLSDFSVIETARLDQTIDRQKETFQELWKHCGRILILGVYFVEPPWPIFAAPQLNQRMKERISEAPILDLSGVIRTNMLMDGGHLKYEGYRALSENIFKQLNPIR, encoded by the coding sequence ATGGGGAGTAACTTTCGAATCTTTGTTTTCTTTCTCAAGATTTGTCTTTCAAGCATTTTCATTGTTCACTGTTCTCCGAAGAATGATTCGAAAGATGCTCCTGAAAAACAGCTCGTTCAAATCATTCTTCAGCAAAAAATTGCATTGGTCGGAGATAGTATTTCCGCTTTTTGGCCCGAAGAACTTTTAAAACCTTTGGCCGTTACTAAGGTTGCCTTTCCCAATCGAAGTTCCCAGCAGATTTTACTAGCGGTCCGCGAGATGAACGGTTATTTCGATTTTTGCACATACAACGGAGGAGTGAACGATTTTCTGAGCGATTTTTCCGTGATTGAAACCGCTCGACTGGATCAAACGATCGACCGTCAAAAGGAGACGTTTCAAGAGCTTTGGAAACATTGCGGTCGCATACTTATCTTAGGAGTTTACTTTGTGGAACCTCCTTGGCCCATATTCGCCGCTCCTCAGTTGAATCAAAGAATGAAAGAGCGCATTTCTGAAGCGCCTATTTTGGATCTGAGCGGAGTTATTCGCACGAATATGCTGATGGACGGAGGGCATTTGAAATACGAAGGTTATCGGGCCTTATCCGAAAACATATTCAAACAATTGAATCCGATTCGTTAA
- a CDS encoding TonB-dependent receptor plug domain-containing protein — protein sequence MGQENHIRILEYSIILFLFFGVSDVYSQQNPNSPVSPKTDSVQKAETVQVLGKVSDSGSQNFRSNPSGFQSAIKLDETSARYTSLPEVLEREAGLRVRSFGGLGSYSTLSIRGTNPNQSRIYLDGIPINNSQGGEVNLADLPFDSLESVEVYRSGNPIGFSGSAIGGSVNLVTRKDTGKPRTRINIGGGSFNTGKASVSHTGTYNGVGASFLALGEKSDQNFSFKNDHGTVVLNTLDDTVDRRKNASFERAALFGTLKYRIGKTELKLLNDFNHRIHGLPGPGSNQTNQVHRKYDRYMGSFATDTKGLLIDSFRLETRSFYTAAKDDLFDPASEFSKGVPNSRAEIRQMGVQVMPTLYLAEYYQIIRGFASLEKETFDRERLTPSNIVGRVEPLKERAYSSFRLEDEIRLFEAKVLLIPSVTWDQYKDRFPSEEPWYRRENPLASDQKKTGFTNPKFGFVWKMFERENWDVQFQANVSKQYRIPSFLEMFGEQGAVIANPNLKPEQSGNGDAGFVFKTDHSFLKTKSGVSYFSKDIRDMILFLPNSQFTLRPENVDSAKIRGVEFSHREDWKYGFKFLFNYTYQEAVNTSSSPYLHGKILPLRPRHEFSSTFSWKGRKLETGIELLYIGAVFRDRTNEYVNYIPARQIWNYFFTWVLYSEPGEPVKDSHGNEKESAPSKEFLFTFEVKNFTDKRISDLIGYPLPGRSWYATLSMRF from the coding sequence ATGGGACAGGAAAATCACATTCGAATTTTAGAATATTCTATAATCCTGTTTCTGTTTTTCGGCGTTTCGGACGTTTATTCTCAACAGAATCCAAATTCTCCCGTCTCCCCAAAAACGGATTCCGTTCAAAAAGCCGAAACCGTTCAAGTGCTCGGAAAGGTTTCCGATTCCGGTTCCCAAAATTTCAGGTCCAATCCGAGCGGATTTCAATCCGCGATAAAACTCGACGAAACCTCGGCGCGTTATACCTCTTTGCCGGAGGTTTTGGAACGCGAGGCCGGTTTGCGGGTGCGTTCTTTCGGGGGTTTGGGTTCGTATTCCACTCTTTCGATCCGAGGAACCAATCCGAACCAATCCCGGATTTATTTGGACGGAATTCCGATCAACAATTCCCAAGGTGGAGAAGTCAATCTCGCCGATTTGCCGTTTGACAGTTTGGAAAGTGTGGAAGTCTATCGTTCGGGAAACCCGATCGGATTTTCGGGATCAGCGATCGGAGGTTCGGTCAATCTAGTTACGAGAAAGGATACGGGCAAACCGCGGACGCGAATCAACATCGGGGGAGGTTCGTTTAACACGGGAAAGGCGAGCGTATCTCACACGGGAACATACAACGGCGTCGGAGCGAGTTTTTTGGCGCTCGGCGAAAAATCGGACCAAAACTTCTCCTTTAAAAACGATCATGGGACGGTCGTATTAAACACGTTAGACGATACCGTTGACAGAAGAAAGAACGCTTCGTTCGAACGGGCCGCACTTTTCGGAACCCTCAAATACCGGATCGGTAAAACGGAACTGAAATTATTAAACGACTTCAATCATAGAATCCACGGTCTGCCCGGACCGGGCTCCAATCAGACAAATCAGGTCCACCGTAAATACGATCGTTATATGGGTTCGTTCGCGACGGATACGAAAGGATTGCTGATCGATTCGTTTCGATTGGAAACGAGAAGCTTTTATACCGCGGCCAAGGATGATTTGTTCGATCCCGCTTCCGAGTTTTCCAAAGGAGTTCCGAACTCGAGAGCGGAGATCCGTCAAATGGGTGTTCAAGTGATGCCGACCTTGTATCTCGCGGAATATTATCAGATCATACGCGGTTTCGCTTCTTTGGAAAAGGAAACCTTCGATCGGGAACGTCTGACTCCTTCCAACATCGTCGGCCGCGTCGAACCGCTCAAGGAAAGAGCTTATTCTTCCTTTCGATTGGAGGACGAGATTCGTCTTTTCGAAGCGAAGGTTTTGCTGATTCCTTCCGTGACCTGGGATCAATACAAAGACCGTTTCCCCTCGGAAGAACCTTGGTATCGAAGGGAGAATCCTCTCGCAAGCGATCAAAAAAAGACGGGATTCACGAATCCTAAGTTCGGTTTCGTTTGGAAGATGTTCGAACGGGAAAATTGGGATGTTCAGTTTCAGGCGAACGTTTCCAAACAATATAGAATTCCTTCCTTTTTGGAGATGTTCGGTGAACAAGGAGCCGTGATTGCGAATCCGAATCTAAAACCGGAACAGAGCGGAAACGGAGACGCGGGTTTCGTATTCAAAACCGATCATTCCTTTTTGAAAACGAAATCCGGTGTTTCGTATTTTTCCAAAGACATCCGGGATATGATCCTGTTTCTTCCCAATTCTCAGTTTACCCTTCGTCCGGAAAACGTGGACTCCGCGAAAATTCGAGGCGTTGAATTCTCCCATCGAGAGGATTGGAAATACGGTTTTAAGTTTTTGTTCAATTACACCTATCAGGAAGCGGTCAACACTTCTTCGTCTCCGTATCTGCACGGAAAGATTCTTCCTTTGAGACCGAGACATGAATTTTCCAGCACGTTCTCCTGGAAGGGTAGGAAATTGGAAACGGGGATCGAATTGTTGTATATCGGAGCCGTGTTTCGGGATAGAACGAACGAATACGTGAACTACATTCCCGCGAGACAAATCTGGAATTATTTTTTCACCTGGGTTTTGTATTCGGAGCCCGGAGAACCCGTAAAGGATTCTCACGGAAATGAAAAAGAATCGGCTCCGTCAAAGGAATTCCTTTTCACCTTCGAGGTGAAGAATTTTACCGATAAAAGAATCTCGGATCTGATCGGTTATCCTCTTCCGGGAAGAAGCTGGTATGCGACTCTGAGTATGAGGTTTTGA
- a CDS encoding lipase/acyltransferase domain-containing protein, producing the protein MKFFPIVLIVFASLISSCSVSKETVFGPGLWPTKSGSRSVVAGTPIPIVFVPGYKGSELFQKNEDGSWDRLWLSPWQALNLTVPDLTLKKNDRVEAGGILTSVTLIPSLIEAKVYEPWLNFISSIGSVKLYVFPYDWRKDNGENSLKLEAFLEIVQRENGVLPVLVGHSNGGNLSLSVIQRRPDLVSKAVFAGVPFRGGIGFMEDLISGVSTGLNPEITSACVVSSFISVYTFFPREGSFDLKDTVKDSDHKTIPFRFFNASDWEKYELGPYSHEAHCEPPPTFREFQSRLDLALAFRNSLEIRKGNKLPPALVIHAKNRPTMRTLLPEKNPDHWMWDFKNSIRAPGDGRVTFESSIPPDEVAYQSFITEAEHSDLLNDPKVWERIAAFLKE; encoded by the coding sequence GTGAAATTCTTTCCAATCGTATTGATCGTATTTGCTTCTTTGATTTCTTCTTGTTCCGTTTCGAAGGAAACCGTTTTCGGTCCGGGGTTATGGCCGACAAAATCGGGAAGTCGTTCCGTCGTCGCGGGAACTCCGATTCCGATCGTGTTCGTTCCCGGCTATAAGGGTTCGGAACTCTTTCAAAAAAACGAAGACGGTTCTTGGGATCGTTTGTGGCTCAGTCCTTGGCAGGCTCTGAATCTTACCGTTCCCGATCTGACTCTTAAAAAGAACGATCGAGTCGAAGCGGGGGGAATTTTGACTTCGGTGACTTTGATTCCTTCGCTGATCGAAGCGAAAGTTTACGAACCTTGGTTGAATTTTATTTCTTCAATCGGATCCGTAAAGTTGTATGTGTTTCCGTACGATTGGCGTAAGGACAACGGGGAGAATTCTCTCAAGCTCGAAGCGTTTTTGGAAATCGTTCAAAGGGAGAATGGCGTATTACCGGTGTTAGTCGGCCATAGCAACGGAGGAAATCTTTCCCTTTCCGTGATTCAACGAAGACCGGATCTCGTTTCAAAGGCGGTTTTTGCGGGAGTTCCGTTTCGCGGAGGGATCGGATTTATGGAAGACTTAATCTCCGGAGTTTCCACCGGATTGAATCCCGAGATCACGAGCGCTTGCGTCGTTTCGAGTTTCATTTCGGTTTATACGTTTTTTCCGAGAGAAGGAAGTTTCGATCTGAAGGACACCGTAAAGGATTCGGATCACAAAACGATTCCATTCCGTTTTTTTAATGCTTCCGATTGGGAAAAATACGAATTGGGTCCGTATTCGCACGAAGCGCATTGCGAACCTCCCCCGACGTTTCGGGAGTTTCAATCCAGATTGGATTTGGCTCTTGCGTTTCGGAATTCTCTCGAAATCCGAAAAGGAAACAAACTTCCTCCCGCGCTTGTGATTCACGCGAAGAATCGACCTACGATGCGCACCCTTTTACCCGAAAAGAATCCGGATCATTGGATGTGGGATTTTAAGAATTCGATTCGCGCGCCGGGAGACGGAAGAGTTACGTTCGAGAGTTCGATTCCTCCTGATGAAGTCGCTTATCAAAGTTTTATCACGGAAGCGGAACATTCGGATCTTCTAAACGACCCTAAGGTTTGGGAAAGAATCGCCGCGTTCTTAAAGGAATGA
- a CDS encoding response regulator, whose amino-acid sequence MNNLQDNLISILYAEDNPQDSELTLRSLKKHNLTNQVKLVRDGEEALEYLYATGRYENRDKYQLPSLILLDLKMPKVDGIEVLRKVRSEEHTRMIPVVILTSSAEEKDIVESYKLGVNSYVVKPLEFGKFSDVASEIGFYWILMNKSVS is encoded by the coding sequence GTGAATAACCTCCAGGACAATCTGATTTCGATTCTTTACGCGGAGGACAATCCGCAGGATTCCGAACTTACTCTAAGAAGTTTAAAAAAACATAATCTAACCAATCAGGTAAAACTGGTCCGCGACGGAGAAGAGGCGTTGGAATATCTTTACGCGACGGGACGTTACGAAAATCGGGATAAATATCAACTCCCTTCCCTCATTCTTTTGGATTTAAAGATGCCGAAGGTGGACGGCATAGAGGTTTTGCGTAAAGTAAGAAGCGAAGAACATACCAGGATGATTCCCGTGGTCATCCTTACTTCTTCTGCGGAAGAAAAAGACATCGTGGAAAGTTACAAACTCGGAGTGAACAGCTACGTGGTCAAACCTTTGGAGTTCGGCAAGTTCAGCGACGTCGCAAGCGAAATCGGATTTTACTGGATTCTAATGAACAAAAGCGTATCCTAA
- a CDS encoding hybrid sensor histidine kinase/response regulator, whose amino-acid sequence MIQKKVYIICIEDNPNDLALMIRQISASGLDFSYKQIQTKEELIQELKTSEPDLILSDFSLPSFDGMEALYAVKKYHPNVPFLFVSGWLGEDAAIEALKQGATDYISKNKIAKLMLAVERALKESEERQLLEKAEKENETLKSQLIQAQKLEVISLLATGVAHEIDNPLTIMVNYAQLILAQSKDDSILKYASNILAEGERIAKITKDLLRLARQEKNVFSQVNFQEIIQKTVTLCEQLFKKDMIRIELDMNSSISEIQCVPQQIQQVVLNLLNNARDALNLKYPKFDSNKLILIRANPFDKEGKPWIQLSIEDHGVGIPPEEAMKIFSPFFTTKKVDQGTGLGLSVSIGIIKDHGGELYYESIENEYTRFFIELPVNPEKRNESDESMQKNFA is encoded by the coding sequence ATGATTCAAAAGAAAGTCTATATCATCTGCATCGAGGATAACCCGAACGATCTGGCCTTGATGATCCGGCAAATCAGCGCGAGCGGTCTTGATTTTTCCTATAAACAAATTCAAACCAAAGAAGAATTGATTCAGGAATTAAAGACCAGCGAACCGGATCTGATTCTATCCGATTTTTCCTTACCTTCCTTCGATGGAATGGAAGCCTTATATGCGGTTAAAAAATATCATCCGAACGTTCCGTTTCTTTTCGTTTCAGGCTGGTTGGGTGAAGACGCGGCGATCGAAGCACTCAAACAGGGAGCTACGGATTATATTTCCAAAAACAAAATCGCCAAACTGATGCTCGCCGTTGAACGTGCTCTCAAAGAATCCGAGGAAAGACAACTTCTCGAAAAGGCCGAAAAGGAAAACGAAACCCTTAAATCGCAGCTGATTCAAGCTCAGAAACTCGAAGTCATCAGCCTTCTCGCAACCGGTGTCGCGCACGAGATCGACAATCCTCTGACGATCATGGTCAACTACGCACAACTGATTCTCGCGCAAAGCAAGGACGATTCGATTCTCAAATACGCAAGCAATATTTTGGCCGAAGGCGAGCGGATCGCAAAAATCACGAAGGATCTTCTGCGATTGGCAAGACAGGAAAAGAACGTTTTTTCCCAAGTGAATTTTCAGGAAATCATTCAAAAGACCGTTACCCTTTGCGAACAGTTGTTTAAGAAAGATATGATTCGTATCGAACTCGATATGAATTCTTCCATATCAGAAATACAATGCGTCCCTCAACAGATCCAGCAAGTCGTATTAAATCTTTTAAACAATGCGAGAGACGCGCTCAATCTGAAGTATCCTAAATTCGATTCGAACAAACTGATTCTCATCCGTGCGAACCCGTTCGACAAGGAAGGAAAACCCTGGATTCAATTGAGCATCGAGGACCATGGCGTCGGAATTCCTCCCGAAGAAGCGATGAAGATCTTCAGTCCGTTTTTTACGACCAAAAAAGTCGATCAAGGAACGGGATTAGGTCTTTCCGTCAGCATCGGAATCATCAAGGACCACGGAGGAGAACTCTATTACGAAAGTATAGAAAACGAATATACTCGTTTTTTTATAGAACTCCCGGTTAATCCCGAAAAACGAAACGAGTCCGACGAAAGTATGCAGAAAAATTTCGCTTGA
- a CDS encoding YncE family protein codes for MNSKLKILIVFFFLNVFCRDIERPSFLSLLLTQNSPGNIGVVTTDFGGGGRFKVVNPSLLYSYPGLTPIHSDAVARFGIGRVFVLNRLNRDSIQVLEPNYGFATIAELSLGLKVNPVDMEFASASKAYVSLYGSNRLLIVDPTYLTVTGSIDLGAYAETFSTGGAPDGIPEMNGMKIVGDSLFVCIQRLDRNDPSGYFPPNTTSLLVEISITTDSVLGVYTFPSSNPVNKPQLADLFGEPHLVIATPGRMGFLSQIDGGVSAFRLSTRSFVSRLLYSEAVAGGDILTVQVKSDTIGYASVLDSGFTKTLQVFNPTTGEKLATLLTIPSSYDASLSSILLASDKILYVGNTQFQKPGVTMFDTERGNTLLTPNPISVDLQPYDIIELK; via the coding sequence ATGAATTCAAAACTTAAGATTTTAATTGTATTCTTTTTTTTGAATGTATTTTGCAGGGACATCGAAAGGCCTTCTTTCTTGAGTCTTCTTTTGACGCAGAATTCTCCCGGTAATATCGGAGTCGTTACGACTGATTTCGGAGGAGGCGGGCGTTTTAAGGTCGTAAATCCTTCTTTGTTGTATTCGTATCCCGGGTTGACTCCGATCCATTCGGATGCCGTGGCTCGTTTCGGAATCGGAAGGGTTTTCGTTTTAAACCGACTCAACCGGGACAGCATTCAGGTTCTGGAACCTAACTACGGTTTTGCGACGATCGCGGAGCTTTCCCTCGGTTTGAAAGTGAATCCCGTCGACATGGAATTCGCAAGTGCTTCCAAAGCATACGTGAGCCTTTACGGTTCCAATCGTCTTTTGATCGTGGATCCGACGTATTTGACCGTCACGGGTTCGATCGATCTCGGAGCTTACGCGGAAACGTTTTCCACAGGAGGCGCTCCCGACGGGATTCCCGAGATGAACGGAATGAAAATCGTGGGCGATTCTCTCTTTGTCTGCATTCAAAGATTGGATCGTAACGATCCTTCCGGTTATTTTCCACCGAACACTACTTCTCTTTTGGTCGAGATAAGCATTACCACGGATTCGGTCTTGGGTGTTTATACGTTTCCAAGTTCCAATCCCGTAAATAAACCGCAGCTTGCGGATCTTTTCGGAGAACCTCATCTTGTGATCGCAACTCCGGGGAGAATGGGTTTCTTGAGTCAGATCGACGGCGGTGTGAGCGCGTTTCGTTTGTCGACGCGGAGTTTCGTTTCGCGTTTGCTTTATTCCGAAGCCGTCGCGGGCGGCGACATTCTTACCGTTCAAGTGAAATCGGATACGATCGGATACGCTTCCGTGTTGGATTCGGGTTTTACGAAAACGCTTCAGGTATTCAATCCGACTACCGGCGAAAAACTTGCCACGCTTCTCACGATTCCGTCGAGCTACGATGCGAGTCTTTCGAGCATTCTTCTCGCATCCGATAAGATTTTATACGTGGGGAATACTCAGTTTCAGAAACCGGGTGTGACGATGTTCGACACGGAACGAGGAAACACACTCTTGACCCCGAATCCGATCTCGGTCGATCTGCAGCCGTACGATATTATCGAATTGAAATAA
- a CDS encoding class I SAM-dependent methyltransferase translates to MERIPCNTCGSFEFKPLFSKSNHKNELFHIVQCKRCALVQVSPQPSPEEVASYYSEEYFLKRSDRGYDNYFSDGIRSEISRVFGLNLKDLDFESWEESLSESKRCLDVGCAAGYFVDYMQQRGWDSHGMDIAEAPVKFAREKLKLKVERIDFLEWKPSNAERFDLITLWASIEHLHKPKETLEKIHTHLKPGGRIILSTCRWGLLAELQGPSWRYLNVPEHLYYYSLPGIVRLCESIGYQKKKHVTYGSGLTAKKDASVFYKAFKWIADPGVKFFDQGDMMALCFEKR, encoded by the coding sequence ATGGAACGCATCCCCTGCAATACCTGCGGCTCTTTCGAGTTCAAACCGTTATTCTCCAAATCCAATCATAAGAACGAACTCTTTCACATCGTTCAATGCAAACGTTGCGCTCTCGTTCAAGTAAGCCCTCAACCCTCTCCCGAAGAAGTCGCGTCCTACTATTCGGAGGAATATTTTTTAAAACGAAGCGATCGCGGATACGACAACTATTTTTCGGACGGAATCCGAAGCGAAATCTCGCGCGTATTCGGACTCAACCTGAAGGACTTGGACTTCGAGTCTTGGGAAGAATCCTTATCCGAGTCGAAACGTTGTCTCGATGTCGGCTGCGCGGCCGGTTATTTCGTGGATTACATGCAGCAGCGAGGATGGGATTCGCACGGAATGGACATCGCCGAAGCTCCGGTAAAGTTCGCACGCGAGAAGTTGAAACTCAAAGTGGAGCGGATTGATTTTTTGGAATGGAAACCGTCCAATGCGGAACGGTTCGACTTGATCACCCTTTGGGCCTCGATCGAACATCTCCACAAACCGAAAGAAACATTAGAAAAGATTCATACACATTTGAAACCCGGCGGAAGAATCATACTTTCCACGTGTCGATGGGGACTTCTCGCCGAACTTCAAGGGCCTTCCTGGAGGTATCTAAACGTTCCGGAACATCTCTACTATTATTCTCTTCCGGGAATCGTTCGGCTCTGCGAATCGATCGGTTATCAAAAGAAAAAACACGTCACATACGGAAGCGGGCTGACGGCAAAAAAAGACGCGTCCGTATTTTATAAGGCGTTCAAGTGGATCGCGGACCCGGGTGTGAAATTTTTCGACCAAGGAGACATGATGGCTCTTTGTTTCGAAAAACGTTAA